The sequence GCCGAATGGTAATGGAGGGGATCACGCATGCAAACCCTGGCTTGCGCCAGAATCACTGGGGTTTTCCCGCAGTTTTGGCACAAATAGGGGATGATCCGGGTCTATTCTGTAACCGCGGCGTCAGTTTGAAGGCGTTTTGAAAGCTAAATGAAAGCTTGAAGAAAGTTTCGCGAAAGCCATCCGGGGGCTGCTGCGAGGGTGGCCTTTCTTGCGGGCCGCGACAGGCATCTGACAAAAAGCTTTCAGGTGGTACTGAATATTGCCGGTTTTCTCAGCTTGCGTGAAGAGGCCCGAATCGGTTCCGGATGGTTTACGATAGTGCCCATGCTGCAAGACCTCGATCAACTCGCCGCCCGAATTGGGCAATTGGTGCAACGCACCCGGCAACTGCACGCCGAGCGTGATGCGTTGCGTATTCGTCTCAACGACAGCGATGCGGAAGCGCGCGCGCTCAAACAGCGCTGCGCCGACCGCGAAGCCGAACTCCAGGCCCTCAAAGAACAGATGCGCGACCACAGCGGCGCGCTCGACCTTTGCAAGGCCGAATCCCAACAGGCCGAAGCCGCGCTGCGTGAGCAACTGGCGCGCGAGTCCGCCGACCGCCTCGCGCTCGAGGCCCGGATAGGCGAGCACGAACGCCAGATGCAACACGCGCTGGCCGCGCGTGATGCCGAGGTGCAGCGTCTGCGCCTGGCCGCCTCATCGGCGCGCGAGCGCATCGACGCGGTACTGGCGCGCCTTCCTGGCGCCGCAGCGGGAGAACAAGCCTGATGGAACGCCTAGATGTCTCTATCCTGGGCCGCGACTATTCACTCGCGTGCTCGGCCGAAGAAAAACCCGTGCTGCTTGCCGCGGTGCGTCATGTGGATCACCTCATGCTGCGCATCCAGGGCACCGGGAAAATTTCCAGCAATGAACGCATCGCCGTCATGGCTGCCTTGCAGATTGCCGGGGAGCTGCTCGCCATGAAGGCCCCGACGGCCCGCTTGGAGGTTTGGCAGTTGGCGACTTCAAGCGTAGAATCGAAGAAATGAACCTGTTGCTCGATGGCGCACTGTCGGGCCAGGAAAAGCTTATTTAAACGTAGTTGATGTCCCCTGGACGCTGCGTTGTCAGTTTGTCCCTGCGGTGCTCGTGACTTGGCCATACATTCTCTGAACCGATGCTATCGGCATAATGGTTGCGGGAGTGTTGAGCTGGAGTGATCGTCACTTGTTGACGAACCCGATGCTCTTCGGATCGCGACCACCTTGAACCTAAGGGTTCGAGATGCCGGCCTAGACGGCACACGCGGGGCATCTATCCCGGCAGGCCTGCTTCGCCTCGAAGCGAGGGCCTGCCCCGGGGCCGGATTCGCCCGGGCCTGCCTTCCCACCCACCTTACGGGTTTCCTCATGCACCGATCCTTTGCGTTGTCGCTCACCCGAATCGCGGCCGCCTGCTGCGCCGCTGTGGCGTTGTCCGGCGCATCGCCAAGTTTTGCGCAAACCTCGACCCCGGCCGCGTCCGAGGCAGCCGCGCGCAGCACCGCGCCCGAACTCAGCTTGCAGGCCTCGGCCTCGGCCGAGGTCAGGCAGGACACGGTGCGCATCAGCCTGTCGGTCGAGGTAGAGGGCAATGACCAGGCCGCGACGGGCAAGCGCTTGACCGCCGCGCTGGATGAGGTCGTCAAGCGCGCCCGAGGCGCCAAAAATATCGAGGTGCGCTCTGGCGGCTACAACGTCTGGCCCAACACCAACCCCAAGGGGAAGATCGTCAGTTGGAGGGGGCAGGGCGAGGTGGTGCTGGAGTCCAAGGATTTCGAGGCCGCCTCGGCACTGGCCGCCAAACTGGCGGACAAGACGGCAATCTCGAATATTGCATTCTTCCTGTCGCGCGAGGGGCGCGAATCCGAGGAACGCAAGCTGCTGGGCCAGGCAGCTCAGGCCTTCAAGGAGCGCGCGCTGGCGCCGGCCAACGCTTTTGGCTTTTCCGGTTATCGGCTGGCCAAACTGGAGCTGGGCGGAGGCGGAGGCGCTTCGGCCCCCATGCCGCGCATGATGTCGGCGCAGATGGCCAAGGCTGATGCGGCGGCCGCGCCGGCTCCGGGCGTACCCCTGGAGGCCGGCGAGGTGACCGTCAGCGTCACGGTTGGCGGGACGATCGTTTTGCAGTAAAGACAAACACTGCCAGGCCGGCCAGGAACATAGGCAATGACAGCCATTGCCCCATGCTCATGCCGCCGGCCAGCAGGCCCAGGAAGTTGTCCGGTTCGCGGGTAAATTCCACCAAAAACCGGAAGGCGCCGTACCCCATCAAGAACAGCGCACTAACCTGGCCGGTAGGGCGTGGTTTGCTCGAAAACCACCACAGAATCACAAACAGTACCAAACCCTCGAGCCCGAGTTCGTACAACTGCGAAGGGTGGCGGGGCAGGCTGTCGCCCGATTGTGGAAAAACCATTGCCCAGGAGACCGTCGAAGGCCGGCCCCAGAGTTCGCCGTTGATGAAATTACCCATGCGTCCGGCGCCCAGCCCCAGGGGGATAAGCGGAGCGATGAAATCGCTGATCGTGAAAAAGCTCACCCCTTTTTTACGAGCGAACAGCAGCATCACCAGGATGACGCCGATCAGGCCGCCGTGAAATGACATCCCTCCCTCCCACAGGAAGGCGATCTCCAGCGGGTGGCTCAGGTAATAGCCGGGTTTGTAAAACAGCACATAACCCAGGCGGCCGCCCAATACCACGCCCAAGACGCTGTAGAAAATCAGGTCTTCGAGATCCTTGGCGGTCAGGTTGCCGCCTTGGCCGCGATTGATGCGATAGCGGCCCAACAGGTAGACCAGCGCGAACGCCAGCAAATACATCAGGCCATACCAGTGAATCGCGAGCGGACCCAGACGCAGGGCGACGGGGTCGAATTGAGGTGCTTGAAGCATGAGAGGTCTGTGAGAAAATTTAGTCGATGATAACCGGCGTGCCTGTCATGTTCCTGGCGAGCAGGAATAGTTGGACGGACAGACTTGTGAAGGGAATCGTTCCTCTTGGAAAACTCGGTTACCATCCTTGCAGTAGGGGGCGGTCTGGCGTGCGCCCTGTGTAGCGGAAGTCCGTATTATGTCTTTGAATCTCAAGCTGGTTGTGGGCGGCGCGGTTTTGCTGCTGACGTCCGTGGCTCAAGCGCAGACCACAGGTCTTGAACTCGCCAGGAGCAAGGCCTGTATGGCCTGTCACCAGGTCGACAGCAAGCGTGTGGGCCCACCGTTGAACAGCGTGGCCGAGCGTTATGCCGGGCACCCTGAAGCTATCGACTATTTGGCCAACAAGATCCGTATGGGCGGGCGGGGTGCCTGGGGCGCTGTCCCCATGCCTGCGCAATCCCACGTTTCGCCCGAAGAGGCCAGGCAGTTGGCCCAATGGGTGCTGTCCCTGACCCCGGCGAAGAAACCCTGATCTCTAGGAAATCATCATGTCCGAATCCTCTGCTCGTCCCGGCCTCGAAATCGCAGTGCTTGGCGGTGGCTGCTTTTGGTGCGTCGAAGCGGTGTTGAAAGACTTGCGTGGCGTCGTCAGCGTGCGGCCGGGATATGCGGGCGGCCACGTCGACAATCCCAGCTATCAACAGGTGTGCAATAAGAATACCGGTCACATCGAAGTTGCCGAGGTGCAATTCGATCCAGCCGAGTTGAGCTATGCCGATCTGCTGCGGGTCTTCTTCGCTACCCATGATCCGACCACGCCGGGCCGTCAAGGCAACGATGTCGGCCCTCAATATGAGTCGGCGATATTCTGGCAAACCGAAGCGCAGCGCGAGCAGGCTCAGGCTGTCATCGCCGAGGTCGATGCTGCGCACATCTACGATGCGCCAGTCGTCACCCGCTTGCTTGCCCCGACCCGCTTCTGGCCGGCTGAAGACTACCATCGTGATTACTTCGAGCTGCATCCCGAACAGGGCTATTGCCAGTTCGTGATCGCGCCCAAAGTCGCGAAATTTCGCAAGCAGTTTCACGATCGCCTCAAACGCTGAGACGGATGCCTAAAAAACAAAGCCCCAATCGGGGCTTTGTTTTTTCTCGGCCGTGCCGCGGTCAGTCGGCCGATTTGACTACGCCGCGGCGCATCTGATCGAGCTCGATCGACTCGAACAAAGCCTTGAAGTTGCCTTCGCCGAATCCATCATTGCCCTTGCGCTGGATGATCTCGAAGAAGATCGGGCCGATCTGGTTCTCCGTGAAGATCTGTAGCAGCAGCCCGCCGCCGGGTGCTCCGTCGAGAAGAATTCGGTTCTTCTGCAGTCTTTCCACGTTTTCGCCGTGTTGCGGCAAGCGACGATCGAGCAGTTCGTAATAGGTTTCGGGCGTGTCGAGAAAGACGACGCCGTTGTTGCGCAGCGCCTCGATGGTTTCGTAGATATTGTTCGTGGCCATCGCAATGTGCTGGATACCCTCGCCGCGATAGAGGTCCAGATACTCCTGGATCTGGCCTTTTTCTTCGGTCCCCTCTTCGTTGATGGGGATGCGGATGTTGCCGCAAGGCGAGGTCATGGCCTTGGACTTCACACCTGTGACCTTGCCCTCGATATCGAAGTAACGTACTTCGCGGAAATTGAACAAGCGCTCGTAGAACTCTGCCCACTCGGCCATGCGGCCTTTGTGCACATTGTGGGTCAGGTGATCGACCAGCGTCAGGCCGGCGCCGGCGTAGGTCAAGTCATCCTGGGCATTGGCCGGGTCCAGCGGGACGAAGTCGACGTCGTAGATGCTGATGTCACCGATGCCGCCGTGCCCCGTCTTGCCGCGCCAGCGGTCGACCAGGTAGATGAGCGAGTCGCCGATGCCTTTGATGGCGGGAATGTTCAGCTCCATGGGGCCGCTGTGCGAATCGAACCCCCAGGCGCCGAGTTCCAGGGCACGTTTGTACGCGCGCGCGGCATCGTCCACGC comes from Bordetella holmesii ATCC 51541 and encodes:
- the msrA gene encoding peptide-methionine (S)-S-oxide reductase, whose amino-acid sequence is MRGVVSVRPGYAGGHVDNPSYQQVCNKNTGHIEVAEVQFDPAELSYADLLRVFFATHDPTTPGRQGNDVGPQYESAIFWQTEAQREQAQAVIAEVDAAHIYDAPVVTRLLAPTRFWPAEDYHRDYFELHPEQGYCQFVIAPKVAKFRKQFHDRLKR
- a CDS encoding cell division ZapA family protein — protein: MERLDVSILGRDYSLACSAEEKPVLLAAVRHVDHLMLRIQGTGKISSNERIAVMAALQIAGELLAMKAPTARLEVWQLATSSVESKK
- the hppD gene encoding 4-hydroxyphenylpyruvate dioxygenase codes for the protein MTTPFQPWDNPMGTAGFEFIEYTAPDPVALRKVFELLGFKAIAKHRHKDVTLYRQGGINFLINAEPDSFAQRFARLHGPSICAIGFRVDDAARAYKRALELGAWGFDSHSGPMELNIPAIKGIGDSLIYLVDRWRGKTGHGGIGDISIYDVDFVPLDPANAQDDLTYAGAGLTLVDHLTHNVHKGRMAEWAEFYERLFNFREVRYFDIEGKVTGVKSKAMTSPCGNIRIPINEEGTEEKGQIQEYLDLYRGEGIQHIAMATNNIYETIEALRNNGVVFLDTPETYYELLDRRLPQHGENVERLQKNRILLDGAPGGGLLLQIFTENQIGPIFFEIIQRKGNDGFGEGNFKALFESIELDQMRRGVVKSAD
- the cyt gene encoding cytochrome c-552, whose protein sequence is MACHQVDSKRVGPPLNSVAERYAGHPEAIDYLANKIRMGGRGAWGAVPMPAQSHVSPEEARQLAQWVLSLTPAKKP
- the lgt gene encoding prolipoprotein diacylglyceryl transferase, which produces MLQAPQFDPVALRLGPLAIHWYGLMYLLAFALVYLLGRYRINRGQGGNLTAKDLEDLIFYSVLGVVLGGRLGYVLFYKPGYYLSHPLEIAFLWEGGMSFHGGLIGVILVMLLFARKKGVSFFTISDFIAPLIPLGLGAGRMGNFINGELWGRPSTVSWAMVFPQSGDSLPRHPSQLYELGLEGLVLFVILWWFSSKPRPTGQVSALFLMGYGAFRFLVEFTREPDNFLGLLAGGMSMGQWLSLPMFLAGLAVFVFTAKRSSRQP